In Denitratisoma sp. DHT3, one DNA window encodes the following:
- the cobT gene encoding nicotinate-nucleotide--dimethylbenzimidazole phosphoribosyltransferase, which yields MHSFSKIGADLRPLQTTFDEALQRKIDLKTKPKGALGRLEELALQLGRIQNTLSPEIVAPHLLVFAGDHGAAQEGISAYPQEVTWQMVENFLAGGAAINVFARQLGWSLQVVDAGVAHVFGKRTGLIDAKIAPGTASYLEGPAMTDAQCHAAIEIGSELVRQLIQNGCNVLACGEMGIGNTASASLITHYLAPAPLNSCIGPGTGLDDVGLIRKQELLSVAASRYRGNSDPLAILTHFGGFEIAMMTGALLAAGEAGVLIIVDGFIVTASLLIAARLQPHLLDYCVFAHGSEEPGHKIQMGALGKRPLLNLGMRLGEGTGAALALPLIQAAANFLVQMASFESAGVSETTI from the coding sequence ATGCATTCATTTAGCAAAATTGGCGCCGACTTGCGCCCGCTTCAGACTACCTTTGATGAAGCCTTGCAACGCAAAATTGATCTCAAAACCAAGCCAAAGGGAGCCTTGGGACGGTTAGAAGAACTGGCCCTACAACTCGGTCGCATCCAGAATACGCTGTCACCAGAAATTGTTGCCCCTCATCTGTTGGTTTTCGCAGGCGATCATGGCGCTGCTCAAGAAGGCATATCTGCCTATCCTCAAGAAGTCACCTGGCAAATGGTGGAAAACTTCCTGGCGGGTGGTGCTGCAATTAACGTATTCGCTCGCCAGTTGGGCTGGTCTTTGCAAGTGGTTGATGCAGGCGTCGCTCATGTCTTTGGAAAACGAACAGGCCTTATAGATGCCAAGATTGCTCCTGGAACTGCCAGTTACCTGGAAGGACCTGCCATGACCGACGCCCAATGCCATGCGGCGATCGAAATAGGAAGTGAGCTTGTTCGACAGTTGATCCAAAACGGATGCAATGTATTAGCTTGTGGAGAAATGGGAATTGGCAATACCGCTTCAGCTTCATTGATCACCCATTACCTAGCCCCTGCCCCATTGAATTCCTGTATCGGCCCCGGGACTGGACTCGACGATGTCGGCCTTATACGCAAGCAGGAATTACTCTCTGTAGCCGCATCCCGCTATCGTGGAAATTCCGATCCCTTGGCGATCCTAACCCACTTTGGCGGCTTCGAAATCGCGATGATGACAGGTGCACTACTCGCCGCTGGCGAAGCCGGTGTATTGATCATAGTAGACGGATTCATCGTCACTGCCTCCCTGCTTATAGCTGCTAGGCTTCAACCTCACCTGCTAGATTATTGTGTTTTTGCCCATGGATCAGAAGAACCCGGGCATAAGATTCAGATGGGTGCCCTAGGTAAAAGACCATTACTGAATCTTGGCATGCGTTTAGGCGAGGGGACTGGCGCAGCGTTGGCATTACCACTCATTCAAGCAGCAGCAAATTTCCTGGTGCAGATGGCCAGCTTCGAGTCTGCCGGTGTCTCCGAAACAACTATCTGA
- the cobD gene encoding threonine-phosphate decarboxylase CobD, producing MAKYQSQRTLSSLSSLTPLHHGGRLRQASLQWDIPIHQWVDLSTGISPFSYPASPPPSNCWQRLPEEDDELQTVARKYYELTEDQSLLPVAGSQAAIQALPRLRTPCRVAVQAPSYAEHLRAWHREAHQVRTFSPESLDDVATNADVVVVINPNNPTGHRHSSDKLLAVAHKLNRRGGWLVIDEAFADVDPTGSLISNVGANCPSLIVLRSLGKFFGLAGARVGFVIGPASLLTILGDQLGPWSIAHPCRHVAVQALTDQPWQFNQRRRLVQASQRLAAILASFGLKGNTTSSLFHYIPRNDAARLHHALARQGILARLFDSPPALRIGLPGDEEQWQRLSFALDHIDHHP from the coding sequence ATGGCCAAATATCAGTCCCAACGCACTTTATCTTCCTTATCTTCGCTAACACCACTGCACCATGGCGGCCGATTAAGACAAGCATCCTTACAGTGGGATATACCCATCCACCAGTGGGTAGACTTATCCACTGGCATATCACCATTCTCTTATCCTGCCTCACCGCCGCCCAGCAATTGTTGGCAACGTTTACCTGAGGAAGACGATGAACTTCAGACTGTGGCACGCAAATATTACGAACTGACAGAGGATCAGTCTTTATTACCCGTGGCTGGATCTCAGGCAGCGATCCAGGCCTTACCTCGCTTGCGTACTCCTTGCCGTGTAGCCGTGCAAGCACCAAGTTACGCAGAGCATTTGAGAGCCTGGCACCGAGAAGCCCATCAAGTGCGGACTTTCTCTCCAGAATCATTAGATGATGTGGCGACGAATGCCGATGTGGTAGTTGTTATCAATCCGAATAACCCAACCGGTCATCGGCATTCCTCCGATAAGCTGTTAGCTGTCGCTCACAAGTTGAATCGACGTGGAGGCTGGCTTGTAATCGACGAAGCTTTTGCTGACGTTGATCCAACAGGAAGTTTAATATCCAATGTCGGTGCCAACTGTCCTAGCCTGATAGTGCTGCGTTCTCTCGGCAAGTTCTTTGGTTTGGCAGGGGCGAGAGTTGGTTTTGTCATCGGACCGGCGTCATTACTCACCATTCTGGGTGATCAATTGGGGCCTTGGTCCATAGCCCATCCATGCCGCCACGTTGCAGTGCAGGCACTTACCGACCAGCCCTGGCAATTCAACCAACGCCGCCGACTGGTTCAGGCCAGCCAGAGACTGGCGGCAATATTAGCCAGCTTTGGCCTCAAGGGAAACACGACCAGCAGCCTATTCCACTACATTCCAAGGAACGATGCTGCAAGGCTCCATCATGCCTTGGCGCGCCAGGGTATCCTTGCTCGTCTTTTTGATAGCCCACCAGCCCTACGTATAGGGTTGCCTGGTGATGAGGAACAATGGCAACGACTGAGTTTCGCACTTGACCATATCGACCACCATCCATGA
- a CDS encoding ASKHA domain-containing protein — protein MSSPNPQENQEKESHRVCFMPMGTMAEVAAGTTLRDAAKDLGVAIEAVCNGRGSCYKCRVRVLEGHFEDHDIRSHGDNLSSHRQTESRLIEKGRMRADERLSCQARVLGELMVYIPDESRRTHAVVRKSLGQREINVDPMVRNYRVELPPATLASRLGDWERLADILEEQQGLAAMNIDLHALRTLPQAQRTNGGVLTVTVWNDCEVIRIVGGERLATYGMAVDLGTTTIAAYLCSLETGEALASASALNPQVGHGDDIMNRIASCNGSLKLAAMQKMVADTLSQLARQLAMQVSITTDDISEVVLVANTVMHHIFLGIDPHALGVVPFAPTVCRSVDIKARDLGISILPSANIHLMPVEAGFVGSDNVAVALAEGPHTGEALQLIIDIGTNGELILGNQDRMLSASCPTGPALEGANLSFGMRATPGAIERVRIDPTTRELRFRVIGNPYWSNKIAANEIGALGICGSAVIDIVAELLNAGLIDHSGRFVEEIGSERLRRDTDGRLEFVIAWATQTGIGRDICFTQADIRAVQLAKGALYAGAQVLLRKFGRQQPDKVLIAGAFGSVIDLGRALAIGMFPDSGLENILSVGNAAGDGARIALLDARRRAEADQIARLVEYIELTADPHFNQDFVDATLLPHAEDDFPSLKGSLAGQRPNPAEHA, from the coding sequence ATGTCCAGTCCGAATCCCCAGGAAAATCAGGAAAAGGAATCCCACCGCGTCTGCTTCATGCCCATGGGCACCATGGCCGAAGTGGCCGCCGGCACAACCCTGAGAGATGCCGCCAAGGATCTTGGCGTCGCGATCGAGGCCGTATGCAACGGCCGGGGTTCCTGCTACAAGTGCCGAGTCCGCGTCCTTGAGGGCCACTTCGAGGATCACGATATCCGCTCCCACGGCGACAATCTTTCCAGCCATCGTCAGACGGAAAGCCGCCTGATTGAGAAAGGCAGAATGCGAGCCGACGAGCGCCTTTCCTGTCAGGCCCGAGTGCTTGGCGAACTGATGGTGTACATCCCGGACGAGTCCCGTCGTACCCATGCCGTGGTGAGGAAATCCCTGGGCCAACGGGAGATAAATGTGGATCCGATGGTGCGCAACTACCGGGTCGAACTGCCCCCCGCAACCCTGGCATCCCGGCTTGGCGACTGGGAGCGGCTGGCCGATATTCTGGAGGAACAGCAGGGCCTGGCCGCCATGAACATCGACCTCCATGCCCTGCGCACGCTGCCCCAGGCCCAACGTACCAACGGCGGCGTGCTGACCGTCACGGTCTGGAACGATTGCGAGGTGATCCGCATCGTCGGCGGCGAGCGCTTGGCCACCTATGGCATGGCGGTCGATCTGGGCACCACCACCATCGCCGCATATCTGTGCAGCCTGGAAACAGGCGAAGCCTTAGCCAGCGCTTCCGCCCTCAATCCCCAGGTGGGTCATGGCGATGACATCATGAACCGCATCGCCAGTTGCAATGGCTCCCTGAAACTGGCGGCCATGCAGAAAATGGTGGCCGATACCCTGAGCCAGCTGGCCCGGCAATTGGCTATGCAGGTATCCATCACTACCGATGACATCAGTGAGGTTGTGCTTGTTGCCAACACGGTGATGCACCACATCTTTCTAGGCATCGACCCCCATGCCCTTGGTGTGGTGCCATTCGCACCCACCGTCTGTCGCTCCGTGGACATCAAGGCTCGGGACCTGGGTATTTCCATCCTGCCCTCGGCAAACATCCATCTGATGCCGGTGGAAGCCGGTTTCGTCGGCAGCGACAATGTGGCCGTGGCCCTGGCCGAAGGCCCCCATACTGGGGAGGCCCTGCAACTGATCATTGACATAGGCACCAACGGCGAGTTGATCTTAGGAAACCAGGATCGCATGCTCTCGGCTTCCTGCCCCACGGGGCCGGCACTGGAAGGTGCCAACTTATCATTCGGTATGCGCGCCACACCAGGAGCTATCGAACGCGTGCGTATCGACCCCACCACGAGGGAGCTGCGTTTTCGCGTTATCGGCAACCCCTACTGGAGCAACAAGATCGCGGCCAATGAAATCGGCGCCCTGGGTATCTGCGGTTCTGCCGTGATCGACATTGTTGCCGAACTCCTCAACGCCGGGCTAATCGACCACAGTGGCCGTTTTGTCGAGGAAATAGGCAGCGAGCGCTTACGTCGAGATACTGACGGTAGACTGGAATTCGTCATCGCCTGGGCGACCCAGACTGGCATAGGCCGCGATATCTGCTTCACCCAAGCCGACATCCGAGCTGTGCAGTTGGCAAAAGGCGCTCTCTACGCTGGAGCTCAAGTTTTACTTCGTAAATTCGGCCGACAGCAGCCAGATAAAGTGCTTATCGCAGGCGCTTTCGGTAGTGTCATTGACTTGGGCCGCGCTTTGGCAATCGGCATGTTTCCGGACTCAGGCCTGGAAAACATCTTGTCCGTGGGTAATGCCGCAGGCGACGGCGCCCGCATCGCCCTGCTCGACGCCCGCCGCCGCGCCGAGGCTGACCAGATCGCCCGGTTGGTGGAATATATTGAGCTCACCGCTGACCCCCATTTCAACCAGGACTTCGTGGACGCAACTTTACTGCCCCATGCCGAAGACGACTTTCCATCCCTGAAGGGTAGCCTGGCAGGGCAACGGCCAAACCCGGCGGAGCATGCATGA
- a CDS encoding TetR/AcrR family transcriptional regulator, with product MSKQNESAHGAQPPAIVGRPRCSAADKAILDATLALIGEIGYDRLTIASVASRSHVGKATIYRRWSSKHSLVADAFAHLPPLELPDTGNLQKDIEGLLRSFVTLLTDSPLTLVLAALGKERLFDASLGDRLEPIFQARRNLCLSYWSVLCPGRSFPMG from the coding sequence ATGAGCAAACAAAATGAAAGTGCTCACGGGGCGCAGCCGCCAGCAATAGTCGGCCGGCCTCGGTGCAGTGCTGCCGACAAGGCCATTCTGGATGCGACCTTAGCCTTGATAGGAGAGATCGGATATGACCGGCTCACCATCGCCTCAGTTGCCAGTCGCAGCCATGTCGGAAAGGCGACGATCTACCGACGGTGGTCATCAAAGCATTCCCTGGTGGCTGACGCCTTTGCGCACTTACCCCCCTTGGAACTGCCCGACACAGGGAATCTTCAGAAAGACATCGAAGGTCTGCTGCGTTCCTTTGTGACCCTCCTGACTGATTCCCCTCTGACTCTGGTATTGGCGGCACTAGGCAAGGAACGTCTTTTCGACGCTTCCCTCGGTGACCGCCTCGAACCAATATTCCAAGCCCGGCGCAACCTTTGCTTGAGCTACTGGAGCGTGCTGTGTCCAGGAAGGAGCTTTCCGATGGGATAG
- a CDS encoding cobalamin-binding protein, whose amino-acid sequence MKTLLATFPLLILILCQTATGATSPVTLVDDAGYTLKLDSPAKRIVSLAPHVTELVYAAGAGSRLVGAVQYSTYPEAAKKLPLVGGYTRFDAETILSLKPDLVIGWVSGNPKEQVERLRQLGLKIFLTQPDQIDDVARNIDQIGILAGTSAIARTESARFRNRHKTMAIRYATQPPVRVFYQVWKNPLMTIGGQQIISNVLTLCGGKNIFAQFGTLAPIVTEEAVLAENPEVIIASGMDESRPEWLEDWRRWASMTAVSRNNLFHIPPELIQRHTPRLLDGAEKVCQYLEQARSNHGL is encoded by the coding sequence ATGAAGACGCTTCTTGCCACGTTCCCGCTGCTAATCCTCATATTGTGCCAGACAGCTACCGGAGCCACGTCCCCTGTTACCCTAGTGGACGATGCAGGCTACACCCTAAAGTTGGACAGCCCGGCCAAGCGCATTGTTAGCTTGGCACCTCACGTAACAGAATTGGTCTATGCAGCTGGAGCCGGCAGCCGGCTTGTTGGAGCAGTACAGTACAGTACCTATCCGGAAGCGGCCAAAAAGCTGCCACTGGTTGGTGGCTATACCCGATTTGACGCAGAGACTATCCTAAGTCTGAAACCAGATCTTGTAATAGGCTGGGTCAGCGGCAATCCGAAGGAACAAGTCGAGCGTTTGCGCCAACTTGGTCTCAAGATATTCCTCACCCAGCCTGATCAAATTGACGATGTAGCGCGCAACATCGATCAAATCGGCATCTTGGCAGGCACTAGCGCTATCGCCCGAACCGAATCAGCGCGCTTCCGTAATCGTCATAAGACCATGGCTATCCGATATGCCACACAGCCACCTGTTCGGGTGTTCTATCAAGTATGGAAGAATCCATTGATGACCATTGGTGGTCAACAGATCATTAGCAATGTTCTTACACTTTGCGGCGGAAAAAATATATTCGCTCAGTTCGGCACCCTCGCCCCCATAGTCACCGAGGAAGCAGTACTGGCAGAAAATCCTGAAGTGATTATCGCATCGGGCATGGACGAATCCAGACCTGAATGGCTAGAAGATTGGCGGCGATGGGCAAGCATGACAGCCGTATCCCGGAACAATCTGTTTCATATTCCACCTGAATTGATTCAACGCCATACTCCACGACTACTAGATGGAGCAGAGAAGGTATGCCAGTATCTCGAGCAGGCGCGAAGTAACCACGGATTATAG
- the cbiB gene encoding adenosylcobinamide-phosphate synthase CbiB produces MNSGLLLLAAIGAVMLDRWLGEPRQWHPLVGFGRLAGAIEARWRVENAIPRHGQILGLSAWLLAVVPLSLLALALCRLPWGLGWLASCLCLYFSLGARSLEQHVLAVIHPLEAGDLTTARVSLGRIVSRDTAVLDADGVTRAALETTLENGNDAVFGALFWFALLGGPGAVLFRLANTLDAMWGYKSPRYRNFGWAAARLDDALNWLPARLTALTYALLGNTTQAITSWRHQAHTWDSPNAGPVMASGAGSLGLILGGTASYQGVGEQRPLLGAGRNPIARDLHRGLGLVRKGLTVWLTTGIMAWFASQLI; encoded by the coding sequence ATGAATAGCGGATTGTTGCTGCTGGCTGCCATCGGAGCAGTGATGTTAGATCGATGGCTGGGGGAACCCCGACAATGGCATCCCCTGGTGGGGTTTGGCCGCTTGGCAGGCGCGATCGAGGCGCGCTGGCGGGTGGAAAACGCCATCCCGCGCCATGGCCAGATTCTCGGCCTGTCGGCTTGGTTGCTCGCCGTGGTCCCCCTGAGCCTGCTAGCCCTAGCCTTGTGCCGTCTACCGTGGGGGCTGGGTTGGCTGGCATCATGCCTGTGCTTGTATTTCAGTCTGGGCGCCCGCAGCCTAGAACAGCATGTGCTCGCCGTGATTCATCCGCTGGAGGCGGGCGACCTTACCACCGCACGTGTCTCGCTGGGGCGGATCGTTTCTCGGGATACGGCAGTGCTGGATGCCGATGGAGTGACGCGGGCCGCACTGGAAACCACGCTGGAGAACGGAAACGACGCTGTGTTCGGTGCCCTGTTCTGGTTTGCCTTGCTAGGAGGGCCGGGGGCGGTGCTGTTTCGCCTGGCCAACACCTTAGATGCCATGTGGGGCTACAAGAGTCCGCGCTATCGCAACTTTGGCTGGGCGGCAGCCCGACTGGACGATGCGCTGAACTGGCTGCCCGCACGGCTGACGGCCTTGACTTATGCCCTGCTGGGAAATACCACGCAGGCGATCACCAGCTGGCGGCATCAGGCACACACTTGGGATAGCCCTAATGCAGGACCGGTAATGGCGTCAGGTGCCGGAAGTCTGGGGCTTATTCTCGGTGGCACTGCAAGCTATCAGGGCGTTGGTGAGCAACGGCCGCTTTTAGGAGCTGGCAGGAATCCTATTGCCAGGGATCTACATCGAGGGCTGGGATTGGTCCGTAAGGGCCTCACTGTTTGGCTAACTACGGGGATCATGGCCTGGTTCGCGAGTCAGCTGATATGA
- a CDS encoding B12-binding domain-containing protein, whose translation MSSIEAIREAVWRLKKKDAVALVEEGLAEGLDPTAMLKEGVIAGLQEVGRKFGAGEYFLAELVMAGKVGEPCIDLITPHLPPNSEGKMGTVVIGAVKGDLHTIGYGLVTTQLELAGFEVIKLGIDLDSKYFIEKAVEHNADIIGLSAFLVTTIPYCPEVLGYLKDMGLRDRFKVIIGGTECTADKADAMDADGWALNAISAVPLCKRLMGKDVGEEAKLAQTYDHGWWYNSRRHGT comes from the coding sequence ATGAGCAGCATTGAGGCAATCCGTGAGGCCGTCTGGCGCCTGAAGAAAAAGGATGCCGTTGCCCTGGTGGAAGAAGGCCTTGCAGAAGGGCTTGATCCTACTGCGATGTTGAAGGAAGGGGTCATTGCCGGTTTGCAGGAGGTCGGGCGCAAGTTTGGTGCCGGCGAGTATTTTCTGGCAGAACTGGTGATGGCTGGCAAGGTCGGTGAGCCCTGTATCGACTTGATCACGCCTCACTTACCGCCGAATTCGGAAGGGAAGATGGGAACGGTCGTGATCGGTGCAGTCAAAGGCGATCTGCACACCATTGGCTACGGGCTGGTGACAACCCAACTGGAGTTGGCGGGATTCGAAGTCATCAAGCTGGGCATCGACCTGGACAGCAAGTACTTCATCGAAAAAGCGGTCGAGCACAACGCCGACATCATCGGCCTGTCCGCCTTCCTGGTGACGACCATTCCCTATTGCCCAGAAGTCTTGGGTTATTTGAAGGACATGGGGCTGCGGGATCGCTTCAAGGTCATCATCGGCGGCACGGAATGTACCGCCGACAAGGCGGACGCCATGGATGCCGATGGCTGGGCACTCAATGCAATCTCAGCGGTGCCACTGTGCAAGCGCCTGATGGGCAAGGACGTGGGTGAGGAGGCCAAGCTCGCGCAAACCTACGACCACGGCTGGTGGTACAACTCCCGCCGCCATGGCACCTGA
- a CDS encoding carbohydrate kinase family protein, with the protein MPAIICGSFAYDNIMSFHDRFKSHILPDKIHMLNVSFLVPAMRREFGGCAGNIAYNLMLLGDQPLPVGTVGKDFEPYREWLQDLGIDSRHVMTLDDCYTAQAFITTDMDDNQITAFHPGAMSHAHRNNLKDIQRGRIGIVSPDGKEGMVEHARQFAELGTPFIFDPGQGMPMFNGEELRDVIAKSTWVTVNDYEWQLMQDRTGWKAVDVLRNAEALIVTLGGQGSVIHTRDKTYEIPPAKVSAINDPTGCGDAYRAGLLHGLLHGMDWEITGRIAGLMGAIKIESPGTQNHRFTVPEFKARFRETYRISND; encoded by the coding sequence GTGCCAGCAATAATCTGCGGCTCGTTTGCCTACGACAACATCATGTCTTTCCATGATCGATTCAAGAGCCACATCCTGCCGGACAAGATTCACATGTTGAATGTGTCTTTCCTGGTTCCGGCGATGCGCCGGGAGTTTGGCGGATGCGCGGGAAACATCGCCTACAACCTCATGCTTCTCGGTGACCAGCCCCTGCCCGTGGGAACCGTCGGCAAGGACTTCGAGCCTTACCGCGAGTGGCTGCAAGACCTCGGCATCGACAGCCGCCATGTCATGACCCTGGACGACTGCTATACCGCCCAGGCCTTCATCACCACCGACATGGACGACAACCAGATCACCGCCTTTCACCCGGGTGCCATGAGCCATGCCCACCGGAACAATCTCAAGGACATCCAGCGTGGTCGCATCGGCATCGTCTCTCCCGACGGAAAGGAAGGCATGGTGGAACACGCCCGCCAATTCGCTGAACTGGGCACCCCTTTCATCTTCGACCCCGGCCAGGGCATGCCCATGTTCAATGGCGAGGAACTGCGTGACGTAATCGCCAAGTCCACCTGGGTCACGGTGAATGACTACGAATGGCAGTTGATGCAGGATCGAACCGGCTGGAAGGCTGTGGATGTTCTGCGCAACGCCGAGGCATTGATCGTGACCCTTGGCGGTCAGGGCTCCGTCATCCATACGCGGGACAAGACCTACGAGATACCGCCCGCGAAGGTCTCCGCCATCAATGACCCAACCGGATGCGGCGACGCCTACCGGGCCGGGCTGCTTCACGGTTTGCTCCATGGCATGGACTGGGAGATCACCGGTCGCATCGCCGGACTGATGGGGGCCATCAAGATCGAAAGCCCTGGTACCCAGAACCATCGCTTCACGGTTCCGGAGTTCAAGGCCCGCTTCAGGGAGACCTATCGGATTTCCAACGACTGA
- a CDS encoding monomethylamine:corrinoid methyltransferase, whose protein sequence is MIPSIDFQRRSTTGPVGKTDDFDLDLAFKVRELVETYNIKYDPNQLVVDDRTADAIFDAGVELLAEVGLFHQQTSRIMLYSKEELYQLAAESKANPACIPFGKGEDRMYLRHRKSTDTFAPTNYGGPAGVAEPEWFIPYVQSFAQERHVKGLGICPGVPRIGDLDPKAGTLTEVEIALWEQEALREALKRTGRLNMNLGLLCTASTPSGTMSVMASGYRDHLNTQIGIHIMPEQKMSWNPLLLSQYCENAGIEPWMSSMSCIGGLCRDAAEVAVTMVANALGQLSYAKGGSMSYFPSHLDGTWATRPSHWAFSGAARASERHLGLAVGTSISGITNAWRTPLTLWQSAAVVLTSVASGLSYAWISGHTGLEARLIGEMMDVCAGMPAKEANELAQRVMVKVDELLPQVTKQLPFVEAYDIETVQPRPAYESSMLKVRDELQRMGMPYR, encoded by the coding sequence ATGATTCCAAGCATTGATTTCCAGCGGCGCTCAACCACCGGACCTGTTGGCAAGACCGACGACTTTGACCTGGATCTGGCCTTCAAGGTCAGGGAACTGGTGGAGACCTACAACATCAAGTACGACCCCAACCAACTTGTGGTGGATGACCGCACGGCAGATGCAATTTTTGATGCGGGCGTCGAATTGCTGGCCGAGGTCGGCCTGTTTCATCAGCAGACCTCGCGCATCATGCTGTACTCCAAGGAGGAACTCTATCAACTGGCGGCCGAGTCCAAGGCGAACCCAGCCTGCATTCCCTTTGGAAAAGGCGAGGACCGGATGTATCTGCGGCATCGCAAGAGTACAGACACCTTTGCCCCGACAAACTACGGTGGACCTGCTGGAGTCGCTGAACCGGAGTGGTTCATTCCCTATGTTCAGTCCTTTGCCCAGGAGCGTCATGTAAAGGGCCTGGGGATTTGTCCGGGCGTACCGCGCATTGGCGATCTTGACCCGAAGGCCGGTACCCTGACCGAAGTGGAAATCGCCCTTTGGGAGCAGGAAGCCCTGCGTGAGGCGCTGAAGCGCACTGGCCGTCTGAACATGAACCTGGGACTGCTATGCACCGCCAGCACCCCCTCGGGCACCATGTCGGTCATGGCCAGTGGGTATCGGGACCATCTGAATACCCAGATCGGCATTCACATCATGCCCGAACAGAAAATGAGCTGGAATCCGCTGCTGCTTTCCCAGTACTGCGAGAACGCCGGGATCGAGCCCTGGATGAGTTCGATGTCCTGCATCGGCGGTTTGTGTCGGGATGCCGCCGAGGTCGCAGTAACAATGGTGGCTAACGCGTTGGGGCAACTCAGCTATGCCAAGGGCGGCTCCATGAGCTACTTCCCCAGCCATCTGGATGGGACATGGGCAACGCGACCTTCTCATTGGGCATTCAGTGGCGCAGCCCGTGCTTCTGAACGTCACCTTGGACTGGCTGTGGGAACCTCTATCTCGGGCATCACCAATGCCTGGCGCACTCCCTTGACCCTGTGGCAGTCGGCGGCGGTCGTGTTGACCTCCGTGGCCAGCGGATTGTCCTATGCCTGGATTTCCGGACATACCGGCCTGGAGGCGCGACTGATCGGAGAAATGATGGATGTTTGCGCTGGCATGCCGGCAAAGGAAGCCAATGAACTGGCCCAGCGGGTTATGGTCAAGGTTGATGAGCTTCTGCCTCAGGTAACGAAGCAGTTGCCCTTCGTCGAAGCTTATGACATCGAAACCGTTCAGCCCCGTCCGGCATACGAGTCTTCCATGCTGAAGGTGCGGGATGAACTGCAGCGTATGGGCATGCCCTATCGCTAA
- a CDS encoding TIGR03619 family F420-dependent LLM class oxidoreductase, translating to MQFWQSLFLTEGDQILDVTKICDGLGFHGMLFPDHLIHPEKQDSTYLYSADGKPPSFTEDTVWPECWSLFATLAAMTKNLHFCTCVFILPLRNPIELAKATSSVAYFSNGRIHLGAGAGWMKEEFEMLGVDWATRGKRYDECIEVMRKLYTGQYVEHHGEFFDFPRIMMTPVPEKPVPILIGGISGPALRRAARIGDGWIGPGQSVDAALQTLSTLNKLRTEYGTQNKEFNNIVPIYGDVSIDDIKRLEDAGATGMVSLPFAFTIKPGTTLEEKRAYLERYSQEVIAKFR from the coding sequence ATGCAGTTCTGGCAATCACTGTTTCTGACGGAAGGGGACCAGATACTTGATGTGACCAAGATATGCGATGGTCTTGGTTTCCACGGGATGCTGTTTCCCGATCATCTGATCCACCCCGAGAAGCAGGACTCCACCTACCTGTACTCGGCTGATGGAAAACCTCCATCATTTACGGAGGACACAGTATGGCCTGAGTGTTGGTCGCTATTTGCGACGTTGGCGGCTATGACCAAGAATCTGCATTTCTGCACATGCGTTTTCATTCTTCCCTTACGCAATCCGATTGAACTGGCCAAGGCAACGTCAAGCGTTGCCTATTTCAGCAATGGCCGTATCCATCTGGGCGCCGGGGCCGGCTGGATGAAGGAAGAGTTCGAGATGCTCGGCGTGGATTGGGCCACGCGCGGAAAGCGATATGACGAGTGTATCGAGGTGATGCGCAAGCTCTATACGGGGCAGTACGTCGAACACCACGGCGAATTCTTCGATTTCCCACGCATCATGATGACGCCGGTTCCAGAGAAACCCGTGCCCATCCTGATCGGCGGCATCAGCGGCCCCGCCTTGCGTCGAGCTGCCCGTATTGGCGATGGTTGGATCGGGCCGGGACAGAGTGTCGATGCGGCCCTGCAAACCCTGAGTACCCTGAATAAGTTGCGGACCGAGTACGGAACGCAGAACAAGGAATTCAACAACATCGTTCCTATCTACGGGGATGTCAGCATCGACGACATCAAGCGACTGGAGGACGCTGGGGCTACAGGGATGGTCAGCTTGCCCTTTGCTTTCACAATCAAACCAGGAACGACCTTGGAGGAAAAGCGTGCCTATCTGGAGCGCTATTCCCAGGAAGTCATTGCGAAATTCAGGTGA
- a CDS encoding TetR-like C-terminal domain-containing protein — MSRKELSDGIDIEHAADIIIGPIINRLLFTRQPIPHVDMERYTQGALLGISGLKPNKTQQGKVSIQPAHSGPNVSTSHEKGKNQCQQ, encoded by the coding sequence GTGTCCAGGAAGGAGCTTTCCGATGGGATAGACATAGAGCATGCAGCCGACATCATCATCGGTCCCATCATCAATCGCTTGCTATTTACCAGACAGCCAATTCCCCACGTCGATATGGAACGCTATACCCAAGGGGCACTGCTTGGAATAAGCGGATTGAAACCGAACAAAACACAACAGGGCAAAGTATCAATCCAACCGGCTCACAGTGGGCCTAATGTTTCTACATCACATGAGAAAGGAAAAAATCAGTGCCAGCAATAA